The following proteins are co-located in the Bradyrhizobium sp. AZCC 2176 genome:
- a CDS encoding Ldh family oxidoreductase, with amino-acid sequence MPMVQADRLTRIGAALLKAAGASEEEADAVAVGCVNANLAGHDSHGVIAIPTYIDRIKAGHIVPGAKWTIVQESPTTTVIDGHWGFGFHVNAKAMALTIEKAKTANVAACTVFRQSHVGRLAAYPLMAMRAGMIGIATADSGRSPKHVAPFGGREARLGTNPISIAVPSDLEAPFYLDMATSAVAAGKIALSVARGEQIPQGWIIDAEGRHTTDPTQYRKGGALLPLGGSEGYKGSGLAAMVEVLCGLLTGLGFGVEPTGRHNDGCFMAVFNVAAFRPLKDFEKEVGEFARYLKSTPPSEGSPGVFYPGEIEHIREQQRRRDGIEVEDATWDKLKALATDYKLATDLDLK; translated from the coding sequence ATGCCGATGGTCCAGGCCGACCGTCTCACGCGCATCGGCGCGGCGCTGCTCAAGGCCGCCGGCGCGTCGGAGGAGGAAGCCGATGCGGTAGCGGTCGGCTGCGTCAACGCCAACCTTGCCGGCCATGACTCGCACGGCGTGATCGCGATCCCGACCTATATCGACCGCATCAAGGCCGGCCATATCGTGCCCGGCGCCAAATGGACCATCGTCCAGGAATCGCCAACTACGACGGTGATCGACGGTCATTGGGGTTTTGGCTTCCACGTCAATGCCAAGGCGATGGCACTGACGATCGAAAAGGCGAAAACAGCTAACGTCGCCGCCTGCACGGTGTTCCGGCAGAGCCATGTCGGGCGGCTCGCCGCCTACCCGCTGATGGCGATGCGGGCGGGCATGATCGGCATTGCCACCGCCGATTCCGGCCGCTCGCCGAAACACGTCGCTCCGTTCGGCGGCCGCGAGGCGAGGCTCGGCACCAATCCGATCTCGATCGCGGTGCCATCGGATCTCGAGGCGCCGTTCTATCTGGATATGGCGACCTCGGCGGTCGCGGCCGGCAAGATCGCGCTCTCGGTCGCACGTGGCGAACAGATCCCGCAGGGGTGGATCATCGACGCGGAAGGACGGCACACCACCGATCCCACGCAGTATCGCAAGGGCGGCGCGCTGCTGCCGCTAGGCGGCAGCGAGGGCTACAAGGGAAGCGGCCTCGCCGCCATGGTCGAGGTGCTGTGCGGCCTGCTCACGGGCTTAGGCTTTGGCGTCGAGCCGACCGGCCGTCACAACGACGGATGCTTCATGGCGGTGTTCAACGTCGCCGCCTTCCGTCCCCTGAAGGATTTCGAGAAGGAGGTCGGCGAGTTCGCGCGCTATTTGAAATCGACGCCGCCGTCCGAAGGTTCGCCCGGCGTGTTCTACCCCGGCGAGATCGAGCACATCCGCGAACAACAGCGCCGGCGCGACGGCATCGAGGTCGAGGACGCCACCTGGGACAAATTGAAGGCGCTCGCCACCGACTACAAGCTCGCCACTGACCTCGACCTGAAATGA